A window of Bactrocera dorsalis isolate Fly_Bdor chromosome 4, ASM2337382v1, whole genome shotgun sequence genomic DNA:
GTTGGTCCACTTTTCAATATCATTAATGGGCACATCGAAGCGGGGCGAGATGACGCCGCATTTGTTCAAGCGACCAGTCAGATTAACTACAATTTTACCGGAACGATGATCATCGACAATTTCGAATTCACCAATGTAGCCATGTTTCATCATGACAGTTAGGAATTTGACAATAACTTTGGAGCAGGGACGCAGGAGTACCTGACGCTTGCCACGCTTCTCAGCGTTGTTAATGCATTTCAAGGCATCGGCCAATACGTTCATTCGCACCATGgctgaaaaataaacaaaggaTACGTTAGAACTAATACACGCTTAAGAATATCATTACTTCAGAGGAATTTTCAAGTGCTGTGGATTATTGCCAATCGAGTTCTGCAGAATCTGCAATAGTTTACTATAAAAACGTAGACTACCATCGTAAGCCACGCAACGAATGTGCACGCCAACATTCATATGCAAATTTGACAGTTTACTATAGAAACGCCGGAACCAATATTTGTTGTAACTCTAAGAAAACCACGTagtgaaaatataaaagctCTATAAATCCCACAAGCCGTTCCATTGAACTTTTGATTCAGctgatgttgcaaaaacacttattaCATGGCTTTGGTAACAAAACATCAATGGCATAGATATTCGGCCAAGTCGTGAGCAAATTCATTTCACTTCgtagatgtgtacaaaaattAGATATATGTGACAGAATTGTCTCGAAATATACTTCTTTTCTATAATAAAACACTTTTCCACAGCACTTGTTGTAATTTCCAAAGACTTTTATGTGAATTTTCACTAAGATTACCTAAGatttattttgttgaattttttgacaaattcaCCCGAACGCGAACGTATCGAAAAAGAGGAAGTCCATATTGCTCAAGTTGTCAGTATTgctttttgacagctgtcaaaaccATTGCGAGTTGCCGGATGCGCTTGTAAGTACAGGGTGTACGCAAATAAATTACGAatgtttgaagaaaattcataaaaaatgtgtttgacaACTGtttaaaatagtataaaatataaattaataatactaaaataaaataaatttttattttgaaagaaagaaGCTTTTaccaatatttctttttataatttgtattgtGTTATAATTTGTATGTGTTGTGGTTGAGtttcaaaactaaatattttacgttAAGCATATAAAATTCATCGTTATAATGGCTATTTTCTATAAGAATTAATATTAAATGGATGCTTTTACATGCagcttatttataaaaaatgtttatttatttttttttagtaaacaaatCGTAACAATAAAGTAATTGACAGATTTATATTAATTCCATCATCTGACTCAATCTGTAAATTTTTTGCACCACCTAgcgttaatttaattttatattgacaATCAGATGTTCCTCCTCCTGACGAATCGTAaattttatacgtacatattttcTGATATTTTGCTGCTGATATTGTGAAAATTGTATAttgctaaataatttataaaggcagttgaaaaaactaaaataacagGTATATAGTTTTGGAATTCAATCGGTTTATGTATACGATTTATTTGAATGTTTATGTGCCACCAGGAAAAAATATAGATAGTTTTGATACAGAACTGACACCGTCAGCTATCGCAGACGTTTGTTTTAGCCATAAATAACCAAAGTAAACATGGGTTATCAgacaaaatgcaaatttctaATTCTTCAAACACTTCTGATAGCATTGGTGGCGGCCAGAAAACATCACCTTGAAGTTCGCGTAAGTAAACGATGCAGCAAAAGGTTATATGGTAACTGAGTTAACGGTCTTGTTTTCGTTGCAGCATGATGTACGGCCATATATAGCTTTGAGCACATTCGGTTTCTATATTGGTGGACATTTGGATGTGCAGTTGAGTAAATTACatatagaaaatgaaaatgaaacagATTTGgtgagaatttaatttttttgtttgttttattaacgtaaatttgctaattaaaattatattattttatttagtttggcCTAACGTTAGATAAAACTACAATAGACCAATTAAATCCATACTTGGACTCGCATCAAAACAGATGCATACTAGAGGAACCCGCAGAAATGCAGCGCACTGGTCccattttaatattcttattgGACTTGAAAAATCAGCTGTAAGTCtcgttataataaaaacaaatgtcaGCTGTCAATATAAAAATGACATCTTAACCTATTTCAGCATACGAGTAAAATGTTCGCCGGAGTGGAAAAATCAACACATTGTACGCAACCATGATGAGCTGCCTATGTACCGTGGAAAGCGTTACTCTAAGCTTAGCGATTCGACAATCTTTCTACAACGACGTAGGCGTAGTGATGACGCGGCCGTAGCACCAGGTGATGAAAACGATATACCATTGGAGGAACGTGAAATGCTTGATGATGATGATTCGGTTGAAGTGccacaaataatttcaaagcCATCATCTCCATTGCCAGCTGTTAAAGTGCCACTACCGACAAAAGTTGCCGAGTCAGCGGTACCCGCTGTTGATGCCAAAGCACCAATAGCAGCTGTTTCCCATAAAGAAGTTCAATCTGTTGCAGACGAAAATCCTTTCCCTCACGAGCCGGAAAAAGTAGCACCTGCAATTACGGCAACTCAAATCAATTTCGAAGATAATGCGCAGTTTGAGATTTGCAGAAACTATACAATGCCATTGACAAAGCGAGTTATTGATGGAAAGGTCTATTATAATATGTCGGTAAGTTAACGGTATTGTATGTTAGTACATCTTTGCATTACTCATAAGTAAACGTCACAGTTCTCCATGCTTGTGGCCGCCTTGCATGATGAGGGTCTCTACAATCTGCATTTCCACTCTTGCCCCAATTACAGGGGATTAAGGGAGGTTTCTTTCGATGTAAGTAGTGCTAAAAAGTTTATACAACAGTagtaatgtacatataaaaataaattttaggtgGACATTGaggagaaaaatgaaaataatttcctTTCCGCTGGCGAAATGCCGCTCCCCGCTCTATATTCCATGATGAGCGTACTATTTTGCCTGTCGGGCTTCTTCTGGATCTTCATTTTGAAGAAGAGCAAGTGCGTAAAAGTTTAGAGATTAGAGATGACTTTCTTTTTGGGaagtttatattaatttatgtatcATATTCTCACTTTTAGGCACAACGTTCACAAACTACACTACATAATGGCTTTACTGGTGTTTCTTAAGTCGCTGTCGCTCATGTTCCACGCCATTAATTATCATTTTATCGAAATACGCGGTGAACACGTCGAAGCTTGGGCGatattgtattatataacaCATTtgtaagtataaaaataaaaaaatttaacactttaaaatgttatccgtaatcttttattgaaaaaatactttttatttttttaaataacagatTGAAAGGTTCCGTATTATTCATCACAATTGTGCTTATGGGCACCGGCTGGACATTCATTAAACCCATACTTTCTGATAAGGACAAGAAAATCTTCATGATAGTCATACCGCTACAGGTAAAATAATcgttaataacaataataagtaGCAATTCTCAATAACACATAATATTTCTCACGCCAGGTACTTGCCAACGTCGCTGAGATCATAATTGACGAGTCCGAAGA
This region includes:
- the LOC105225213 gene encoding protein GPR107; translated protein: MGYQTKCKFLILQTLLIALVAARKHHLEVRHDVRPYIALSTFGFYIGGHLDVQLSKLHIENENETDLFGLTLDKTTIDQLNPYLDSHQNRCILEEPAEMQRTGPILIFLLDLKNQLIRVKCSPEWKNQHIVRNHDELPMYRGKRYSKLSDSTIFLQRRRRSDDAAVAPGDENDIPLEEREMLDDDDSVEVPQIISKPSSPLPAVKVPLPTKVAESAVPAVDAKAPIAAVSHKEVQSVADENPFPHEPEKVAPAITATQINFEDNAQFEICRNYTMPLTKRVIDGKVYYNMSFSMLVAALHDEGLYNLHFHSCPNYRGLREVSFDVDIEEKNENNFLSAGEMPLPALYSMMSVLFCLSGFFWIFILKKSKHNVHKLHYIMALLVFLKSLSLMFHAINYHFIEIRGEHVEAWAILYYITHLLKGSVLFITIVLMGTGWTFIKPILSDKDKKIFMIVIPLQVLANVAEIIIDESEESDIEFRTWRNIFIFVDLLCCGAILFPIVWSIRHLHEASATDGKAAINLRKLKLFRQFYIMIVCYIYFTRIIVYLLKMTVAFQYAWLDEMFHEMATYVFFVLTAYKFRPTSSHPYFSVRNMDDDEVEVLTESGLTEGLHRTKALNRTVLPPAGSTLLKSSAEERENLITKRESSHEYD
- the LOC105225212 gene encoding 40S ribosomal protein S15Aa, producing the protein MVRMNVLADALKCINNAEKRGKRQVLLRPCSKVIVKFLTVMMKHGYIGEFEIVDDHRSGKIVVNLTGRLNKCGVISPRFDVPINDIEKWTNNLLPSRQFGYVVLTTSGGIMDHEEARRKHLGGKILGFFF